From a single Pempheris klunzingeri isolate RE-2024b chromosome 2, fPemKlu1.hap1, whole genome shotgun sequence genomic region:
- the tfap2c gene encoding transcription factor AP-2 gamma isoform X2, producing MSMLERIDWRERHDGSSNGNPRLPHLPAVSQHLYSPSPSLSHSASSDFQPPYFPPPYQPISYPQTSDPYSHLGDPFNINSIHQSPSSNQQQPWPGRQGQDGLGAHARSGLASQILGLEGGSSGVRREGFRRPELLPPHTHSIESSVIGDNMGMHDMGHGLEDVQHVDDHSIIMADQTVIKKGPVTLPKGNALGLPFQKESLLGMVSNPTEVFCSVPGRLSLLSSTSKYKVTVAEVQRRLSPPECLNASLLGGVLRRAKSKNGGRSLREKLDKIGLNLPAGRRKAANVTLLTSLVEGEAVHLARDFGYVCETEFPAKAIAEYLGRPHVERNEVNSRKNMLLAAKQICKEFTDLLTQDRSPLGNSRPAPIMEPGIQGCLTHFSLITHGFGSPAICAAMTSLQNYLNEALKQVDKMYLSSGSDTQGSSDSGSKSTDKMDKHRK from the exons ATGTCTATGCTGGAGAGGATAGACTGGAGG GAAAGGCACGACGGCAGCAGCAATGGGAACCCGAGGCTGCCTCACCTGCCAGCGGTCAGCCAGCACCTCTACAGcccgtctccctccctctcacactcGGCCAGTTCGGACTTCCAGCCCCCGTACTTCCCGCCTCCCTACCAGCCCATCTCCTACCCGCAGACCAGCGACCCTTACTCCCACCTCGGCGACCCCTTCAACATCAACTCCATACACCAGTCGCCCTCGTCGAACCAGCAGCAGCCGTGGCCCGGACGGCAGGGCCAGGACGGGCTCGGCGCGCACGCCAGGAGCGGATTGGCGAGTCAGATCCTGGGCCTGGAGGGAGGCTCGTCCGGGGTGAGGAGGGAAGGGTTTCGCCGGCCGGAGCTGCTGcccccacacacccacagcaTAGAGTCGTCGGTTATTGGTGATAACATGGGGATGCACGACATGGGGCACGGACTGGAGGATGTTCAA catgTAGATGACCACAGTATTATTATGGCAGATCAGACAGTCATCAAAAAAG GACCTGTCACTCTACCCAAAGGCAACGCGCTGGGCCTTCCTTTCCAGAAAGAGTCCCTGCTGGGAATGGTATCAAACCCAACGGAGGTCTTCTGCTCCGTACCGGGTCGTCTTTCCTTGCTGAGCTCCACGTCCAAGTACAAGGTTACCGTGGCTGAAGTGCAGAGACGTCTGTCGCCCCCTGAGTGCCTCAACGCATCGCTCCTTGGAGGAGTTTTGCGCAG GGCCAAGTCAAAAAATGGAGGTCGTTCTCTGAGAGAAAAGTTGGATAAGATTGGGCTCAACCTGCCTGCAGGAAGAAGGAAGGCAGCCAATGTCACTCTACTTACCTCACTAGTAGAAG GCGAAGCCGTTCATTTAGCAAGAGACTTTGGTTACGTGTGTGAGACAGAATTCCCTGCAAAGGCAATTGCTGAATACCTGGGCAGGCCACACGTGGAACGCAATGAGGTTAACTCTCGCAAAAACATGCTCCTTGCTGCCAA GCAAATCTGCAAGGAGTTCACTGACCTGCTCACTCAGGACCGCTCACCTCTGGGAAACTCTCGGCCGGCCCCCATCATGGAGCCTGGAATCCAAGGCTGCCTGACCCACTTCAGCCTCATCACTCATGGCTTTGGCTCTCCGGCCATCTGCGCTGCCATGACCTCGCTGCAGAACTACCTGAACGAGGCGCTCAAACAAGTGGACAAGATGTACCTGAGCTCTGGTAGCGACACCCAGGGATCCTCAGACAGTGGAAGCAAATCTACCGACAAAATGGACAAGCACAGGAAATGA
- the gcnt7 gene encoding beta-1,3-galactosyl-O-glycosyl-glycoprotein beta-1,6-N-acetylglucosaminyltransferase 7 translates to MRQLEGTKCSFLLCLGTSIIICSVIYLRTRMPTEPKPLEHPSCRPFSTECKAFLPGMEEGVDWNRRDCQVENYILNSHPQCSDLTRDLHFITKPLSREEEDYPLAFIVTVHKELELFVRLLRSIYMPQNVYCIHVDAKAPWEYQAAVRKLVSCFKNTFLSSHSETVTYAGFSRLQADLNCMKDLAKSKVGWRKVVNLCGQDFPIKSNLELVRYMQSKVWRDRNMTPGVKQPLSMRHRTQLQHQEITGSHVALKGLGLRKGPPPHNLQVYFGTAYYALTRAFVDFVLKSQTAKDLLEWSKDTFSPDEHYWVTLNHIKEAPGSHIDGGWAGDIRAIKWRDQEGRAHNGCKGHYVRDICIYGVEDLPWIINRNTMFANKFESNTFPEALDCLEQWHRNKVLNQATVPIESSWLLATQSNSSSIYSNSSAAA, encoded by the exons ATGCGCCAGCTTGAAGGGACGAAATGCAGCTTCCTGTTGTGCCTGGGGACGAGTATTATTATCTGTTCAGTCATTTACTTAAGGACCAGGATGCCAACAGAGCCTAAGCCCCTAGAGCATCCAAGTTGCCGGCCCTTCTCCACTGAATGTAAAGCTTTTCTGCCTGGCATGGAGGAAGGAGTAGACTGGAACCGCCGTGACTGCCAG GTGGAGAATTATATTCTGAATAGTCACCCGCAGTGTTCCGATTTGACCAGAGACCTACACTTCATCACAAAACCTCTAAGCCGTGAGGAGGAGGACTACCCTTTAGCGTTCATTGTGACTGTTCACAAGGAGCTGGAGCTTTTTGTGCGCCTGCTGCGTTCCATTTACATGCCACAAAATGTATACTGCATCCATGTGGATGCTAAGGCTCCATGGGAGTACCAGGCAGCAGTGCGGAAGCTGGTCAGCTGCTTTAAGAATACCTTTCTCTCCAGCCACAGTGAGACAGTGACCTATGCTGGGTTTTCCCGCCTGCAGGCAGACTTGAACTGCATGAAGGATCTAGCAAAGTCCAAGGTGGGCTGGAGGAAGGTAGTGAACCTTTGTGGACAGGATTTCCCCATAAAGAGCAACCTGGAACTGGTGCGGTACATGCAGAGTAAAGTGTGGAGGGACAGAAACATGACGCCTGGGGTCAAGCAGCCATTGTCTATGAGGCACAGGACTCAGCTCCAGCACCAGGAGATCACGGGGTCACATGTAGCTCTGAAAGGGTTGGGGCTGAGGAAAGGGCCTCCTCCACACAATCTGCAAGTTTATTTTGGCACAGCCTACTATGCTCTCACAAGGGCTTTTGTAGACTTTGTTCTGAAAAGCCAAACAGCCAAGGACCTCTTGGAGTGGTCCAAAGACACGTTCAGCCCAGACGAGCACTACTGGGTGACTCTCAACCACATCAAAG AAGCTCCAGGCAGCCACATAGATGGAGGTTGGGCAGGAGACATCCGGGCAATCAAATGGAGGGATCAAGAGGGAAGGGCGCACAATGGCTGCAAAG gGCATTACGTACGAGACATCTGTATCTATGGAGTGGAGGACCTGCCGTGGATCATCAACAGGAACACCATGTTTGCCAATAAATTTGAAAGTAATACCTTTCCAGAGGCACTGGACTGCCTGGAGCAGTGGCACAGAAACAAGGTGTTGAACCAGGCAACTGTTCCCATAGAGTCATCATGGCTGCTGGCCACACAGAGCAACTCAAGCAGCATCTACTCCAACAGCAGCGCTGCAGCATGA
- the rtf2 gene encoding replication termination factor 2 yields the protein MGCDGGTIPKRHELVKGPKKVEKVDKNAELAAKWKYCALSQERLRRPIVACDLGRLYNKDAVIEYLLDKSAERPNAEAVVHIRGIKDIKELNLTDNPEWEGERRNAKGDRYEDMHCGMFICPVVGLEMNGKHRFCYLQSCGCVFSDRAMKEVKTEICHKCGDPFKEDDVIVLNGTKEEVEKLRERMEEKRSKAKTKKSKKSKAAETVSTPSETKDDTESLRDDVAEKSSLQNGDESSQSGVAGPSGSSSSSKATKTSTSSAAKRSLQDMDGRSEAFKSLFTTHSSAKRTKAQTSNWVTHTPYHF from the exons ATGGGATGTGATGGAGGCACGATTCCCAAAAGACACGAGTTGGTGAAAGGTCCCAAAAAAGTCGAGAAG GTGGATAAAAATGCAGAGTTGGCTGCCAAGTGGAAATACTGCGCCTTGAGCCAGGAGAGACTCAGACGCCCTATTGTTGCCTGTGACCTGGGAAG GCTCTACAACAAAGATGCAGTGATTGAATACCTTCTGGATAAGTCTGCTGAGAGACCCAATGCTGAAGCTGTGGTCCACATCCGTGGGATCAAG GATATAAAGGAACTGAACCTGACTGATAACCCtgagtgggagggagagagaagaaatgcGAAAGGAGACAGATATGAGGACATGCACTGCGGCATGTTCATCTGCCCTGTTGTTGGGTTGGAGATGAATGGCAAGCACAG gttctGTTACCTGCAGAGCTGTGGCTGCGTCTTTTCTGACAGGGCCATGAAGGAGGTCAAGACAGAAATCTGCCACAAG TGTGGGGACCCATTCAAAGAGGACGATGTTATTGTGCTCAATGGCActaaggaggaggtggagaagctGAGGGAGAGGATGGAAGAGAAGCGGAGCAAAGCCAAAACTAAG AAATCAAAGAAGAGCAAAGCAGCTGAAACTGTGTCCACACCATCAGAAACAAAAG ATGACACAGAGTCTCTTCGAGATGATGTAGCAGAGAAGAGCTCACTACAAAATGGTGATGAAAGCAGCCAGTCAG GTGTGGCCGGACCTTCTGGATCCTCCAGTTCCTCTAAAGCCACCAAGACTTCGACATCCTCCGCCGCCAAGCGGTCCCTCCAGGACATGGATGGGAGGTCGGAGGCCTTTAAATCTCTGTTCACCACCCACAGCTCGGCCAAACGCACCAAGGCGCAGACATCCAACTGGGTCACCCACACCCCGTATCACTTCTAG
- the tfap2c gene encoding transcription factor AP-2 gamma isoform X1 → MLWKLADNVKYEDDCEERHDGSSNGNPRLPHLPAVSQHLYSPSPSLSHSASSDFQPPYFPPPYQPISYPQTSDPYSHLGDPFNINSIHQSPSSNQQQPWPGRQGQDGLGAHARSGLASQILGLEGGSSGVRREGFRRPELLPPHTHSIESSVIGDNMGMHDMGHGLEDVQHVDDHSIIMADQTVIKKGPVTLPKGNALGLPFQKESLLGMVSNPTEVFCSVPGRLSLLSSTSKYKVTVAEVQRRLSPPECLNASLLGGVLRRAKSKNGGRSLREKLDKIGLNLPAGRRKAANVTLLTSLVEGEAVHLARDFGYVCETEFPAKAIAEYLGRPHVERNEVNSRKNMLLAAKQICKEFTDLLTQDRSPLGNSRPAPIMEPGIQGCLTHFSLITHGFGSPAICAAMTSLQNYLNEALKQVDKMYLSSGSDTQGSSDSGSKSTDKMDKHRK, encoded by the exons ATGTTGTGGAAATTAGCCGACAACGTGAAATATGAGGATGACTGCGAG GAAAGGCACGACGGCAGCAGCAATGGGAACCCGAGGCTGCCTCACCTGCCAGCGGTCAGCCAGCACCTCTACAGcccgtctccctccctctcacactcGGCCAGTTCGGACTTCCAGCCCCCGTACTTCCCGCCTCCCTACCAGCCCATCTCCTACCCGCAGACCAGCGACCCTTACTCCCACCTCGGCGACCCCTTCAACATCAACTCCATACACCAGTCGCCCTCGTCGAACCAGCAGCAGCCGTGGCCCGGACGGCAGGGCCAGGACGGGCTCGGCGCGCACGCCAGGAGCGGATTGGCGAGTCAGATCCTGGGCCTGGAGGGAGGCTCGTCCGGGGTGAGGAGGGAAGGGTTTCGCCGGCCGGAGCTGCTGcccccacacacccacagcaTAGAGTCGTCGGTTATTGGTGATAACATGGGGATGCACGACATGGGGCACGGACTGGAGGATGTTCAA catgTAGATGACCACAGTATTATTATGGCAGATCAGACAGTCATCAAAAAAG GACCTGTCACTCTACCCAAAGGCAACGCGCTGGGCCTTCCTTTCCAGAAAGAGTCCCTGCTGGGAATGGTATCAAACCCAACGGAGGTCTTCTGCTCCGTACCGGGTCGTCTTTCCTTGCTGAGCTCCACGTCCAAGTACAAGGTTACCGTGGCTGAAGTGCAGAGACGTCTGTCGCCCCCTGAGTGCCTCAACGCATCGCTCCTTGGAGGAGTTTTGCGCAG GGCCAAGTCAAAAAATGGAGGTCGTTCTCTGAGAGAAAAGTTGGATAAGATTGGGCTCAACCTGCCTGCAGGAAGAAGGAAGGCAGCCAATGTCACTCTACTTACCTCACTAGTAGAAG GCGAAGCCGTTCATTTAGCAAGAGACTTTGGTTACGTGTGTGAGACAGAATTCCCTGCAAAGGCAATTGCTGAATACCTGGGCAGGCCACACGTGGAACGCAATGAGGTTAACTCTCGCAAAAACATGCTCCTTGCTGCCAA GCAAATCTGCAAGGAGTTCACTGACCTGCTCACTCAGGACCGCTCACCTCTGGGAAACTCTCGGCCGGCCCCCATCATGGAGCCTGGAATCCAAGGCTGCCTGACCCACTTCAGCCTCATCACTCATGGCTTTGGCTCTCCGGCCATCTGCGCTGCCATGACCTCGCTGCAGAACTACCTGAACGAGGCGCTCAAACAAGTGGACAAGATGTACCTGAGCTCTGGTAGCGACACCCAGGGATCCTCAGACAGTGGAAGCAAATCTACCGACAAAATGGACAAGCACAGGAAATGA